The sequence GCCCCGGCCGCGGCCGCGAGTTCGGTGACGAAGTGGCCCACGCCGCCGGAGGCACCGGTCAGCAGTATCCGCCGGCCGAGCACCGGTCCGGCAGCACGCAGCAGCCGCAGCGCGGTGAGCCCGGCCAGCGGCAGTGCCGCGCCCTGGAGCACGGAGACGTCGTCCGGAAGCTCGGCGAGCGCGCCGGCCGGCACCGCCACGTACTCCGCCCAGCCGCCTGACATGGGATGGCCGACGACCCGCGCGATCCCGGAGGGTCCGCTGCCGTCTGCGGCTGGCTGCACCACCAGGCCCGCGATGTCCTTGCCGGGGCGCTCGCCGGGGGCGGGCTTCTCCAGCTTGAAGGTCTCGCCCCGGTTGACCGAGAACGCCTCGACCTTCACCAGCGCCTCGTCGGGGCGCGGCGTCGGCTCGGGGACGTCGGCGAGCACGACCGGCTCGGCGGGATCTCCGGTCGGTACGAAGGCTTTCATCGTGGTCATCTCCTCGGTGGCCCGGGGGCGTTCCCCCGGTGCTGTCTTCCGGGAACCATTCGACCGGGCGGGACCAAGGCCCGGCCAACAACAAAACCGGTTGGCCGACAACGGAGGGTTGTCGCATAAGGTCAGCGGCATGGACCTCGACCTCGCCCTGGTCCGCGCCTTTGTCGCGACCGCCGGGACACTGCACTTCGGGCGGGCTGCCGAGGAGCTGAACACCAGTCAGCAGGCGCTGTCCAAACGCATCGCGCGGCTGGAGGAGTCGCTGGCCGTCCGGCTGTTCGAGCGTCAGGGCGGCATCCGGCTGAGCGAGGCGGGGCAGCGGTTCCTGCCGGCCGCGCGCGAGGCGCTCGCGGCGGGCGAGCGGGCGATCGCGGCGGTGGCGGGCGCCGGACCGGTCGTACGGATCGACACCTGGGGCCATCTGTACGCGCCGATGCGCACGGTCGCCGAGGCGGTACGGGCGCTCGGCGCGGTGCGGTGGGAGCCGGGCCCGGGACGTGACTGGCCGTCGGTCGCGGGGGCGCTGCTGCGCGGCGACACGGACCTGGGATTCGGCCGGGTGCACCCGCTGCCCGACGGCCGGGACGCGGGACTCACCCAGCGTCTGGTGCGGCTGGAACCCGTCGACGCGGTGGTCGGCCCGGCTCATCCGTCGGCCGGCGCCGACGCACTGCGCCCGGCCGATCTGCGCGACAGTGTCCTGTGGTGCCCGGCCGAACTGAACCGCCTGGACTTCCTGCGCCGCTTCGCCGACGAATTCCGGATCACGCGGCGGCAGGACGGCCCCAATCTGGGCCTGGACCATCTCGTCCAGCGCCTGCGCACCGACCCCGAGGGCTTCACCGTCTTCCCCGCGGACGCGCCGCTGCCGGACCATATGGGCCTGCGCTGTATCCCGCTCGTCGAGCCGACACCGCTGTACGCGTGGTCGCTGGCCTGGCGGGAGTCGTCCCGCCACCCTCTGCTCGACACCTTGCTGCGCGGCTTCGCCGAAGCCGGCCGTACCCGGCGCTGGCTGGAGTACGAACCGCAGCGCGACTGGCTCCCCGACACCGACCATCCGAAACTCGCGGTCGGTTAGGAGCCTTCGCGCCCACCACGGTCCCGCCGCTTCGGCTTGGGCGTCAGCACGGTTCAGCTGCCGGACGGCGTCCTGCCTCCCGGCCTTTTCGGCATAGCGTTCACCGCCACTCCATTGCAACGGCAGGGGCCGTGCGCGGCACGGTCACCCTGCGCACCGAGAACGGCGACATCTCCGTCGGTGCCGCCCGCGGCGTCTCGGCCGCCCTGGACGCCGGCACCGCCCACGGCCGGATCCACAACGCGCCCAAGAACGCCGACGGCACCCCGGGCCTGAGCATCCACGGCCGCGAGGGGGTGCCCGAAGCCGGGCACCCCCTCGGCCGGTCCGGTCAGGCGGGCGGGCGGGCCGACTCACGGTCGCGCGGCGGGCCGTCGCAGCGGCGGACCTCCACCCGGCCCGAATCGCTGAGCGGCATCGCTCGCGCCCAGCTCAGCGCCTCTTCCTCGGAGGGGACGTCGATGATCCAGAGTCCGCCGACCTCCCGTACCCCTTCGCCGGCGCGCTCCTCGTGTTCGGCACAGGCAGGGCGGGCGAGCCGTGCTCCGTAGACGATCCGGACGCCTGCCTCCGTCATCGCGCGGCCGTACGCGCGGTTGGCGGTGAAGCGCTCCTCGCGTTCCTGCGGGGTCATCCGGTCCCAGTCCGTCTCCTGCCCGAAGACCAGCAGCGCGAATTCCATGTTCGTCCCCTTTCCAGGCGGCTTGCCGGTTTCCCGGCGGCTTTCCGGTCGGCGCCGTCGCACCGGCTACATCTGACGGCTCGCCAGGCGGGCGAAGAGCCCGTCCCGGGCGGCGAGCAGTTCCTCGTACCGGCCCTGCTGGACGACCCGGCCCTGGTCCATGACGATGATCCGGTCGGCTTCGGCGACCGTGGAGAGCCGGTGCGCGATCACCACCCGGGTGGCGTTCAGGCGCCGGGTGCTCTCGGTGACCAGGCGCTGGGTCGGGTTGTCCAGTGCGCTGGTGGCCTCGTCGAAGAAGACGATGCGGGGCCGGGAGACCAGCGCGCGGGCGATCATCAGGCGCTGGCGCTGTCCGCCGCTGAGGGTGCTGGTGCCCTCCGAGAGCACGGTGTTCATGCCCATCGGCAGGGCCGCGATGTCCTTGTCGATTCCGGCCATCTCGGCAGCCGCCCAGGCGTCGTCCAGCGTGTGGTTGGTGCTGCCGACGATGTTGGCCTTGATGTCCCCGGCCAGCAGCGCCCCGTGCTGCAGCACCACGCCGCACTGCCGGCGTACCGCCGAGACCTCCAGCTCGCCCAGGTCCTGTCCGTCGTAGAGCACCGTCCCGCTCTCCGGCCGCTCGAAGCCGAGCAGCAGCCGCAGCACCGTCGACTTGCCACTGCCGGACGGTCCGACGATCGCCACGAACTCCCCGGGCTCGATGGTCAGCGTGACGTCCTGCAGGGCGGCCGGGCCGTCCTGGCCGTAGCGGAAGGTGACATGGCTCAGACCCAGCCGGCCGGACAGGTCGCCCGGGTCCGCCTTGGTGTCGTCCACCTCCGGCGTGCCCTCCAGGATCGGCCGCAGCCGCTCCAGCATCGGCACCACACCCAGGGCGGTGACCGCCGCCGAGGTGAACTGCAGGCTCGACGCGATCAGCAGATTGAACGCGGTGAAGAAGGAGAGGAAGACCGGGATCGGGACGTCGCCGTCCAGCGGGCCGGCGATCACACCGAAGATGACCACCGAACACACCAGGGGAAAACCGGCGTTGAAGGTGGTGACGGCGTTCTGGACGCGGCGTGCGGAGGCGGCCAGACCGCGCCCCTTGCCGAACTCCGCGGCCCACACCCCGAACACCCGGTCCTCGGCCGCGGTGACCCGCAACTTCGGTACGGCGGTGAGCAGTTGGAAGACGCGCGAGGACATCGCCTGCTCGTGTGCGTAGAGCCGCCGCTGCCAGCGGAGTTCCAGCCGCCCGGCGAGCAGCCCGAAGCCGGCGCCGAACAGCACCAGCGCGGTCGCCAGGCCCGCCAGCCGCAGATCGTAGAAGTAGACCAGCACCAGGTTGGCCAGGCCGGTGAGCAACCCGAGGGTCGCGGTGGTCATCATCCCCGACAGGGTCTCCTGCGCCGCGCTGACGCCCAGCACGGTCGTCCCCAGTTCCCCGGTGGAGTAGCCGGAGAAGAACGACGCGGGCAGCGAGAGCAGCCGGGTCCAGACTCCCACCTGCATGGCGGCGGTCGAGCGGCTCTCGATGCGCAGCACGGCGATGTTCTGCACCACGGAGAGCGCGGCGACGGCCATCGCGGAACCGATCACCACCACCGCGCCCTCGGTGATCAGGCCGCGCTGGGCGTGTGCCACGAAGGTGCCGAGCACCGCACCCGTCATCACCGGGACCAGCAGCCCGATCACCGCGATCAGCACGGCCATCCCCGCGAACATCCACAGATCGCGCCGGTTGTTGCGCATCCCGAAGCGCAGCAGCCCGCCGACCGTGCGGACGGTGAGCGGCAGCGGACGGTAGAGCACCGTCGCCTTGTTCTGCAGCTCGCCGGCGAGTTCGGGGGTGAGCGGGGTGACCGTGCCGTTCTCGGCCAGGACGTAGCGGCCGCTCACCGGGAGCAGCGCCACCGCGTCGCCGCCGACCTTGCGGTAGCCGACCATGGGGCCGAGGTCCCCGCGCCACCAGCGGCCGTCGAGCCGGACGGTGCGGGTGCGGACGCCCGAGGCGAGGGCGATGGCCTGGAGCTCGTCCAGATGCCGGTCGTGGCCGTTGCCCGCCACCGGCGCCTTGACGGTGAAGCCCTGGTGGCCGGCGACCAGCCGGGCCGCCGCGAGGGTCGGCGGGTCGCCGGCCGCGTCACCGATCCGGACCCGCGAGGACGTGTCGTGCAGGACGGACTCGAAGCCGCGAGCGGAGTGCGCCAGGGTGCCGGCGTCACGCTCCCGGCGGGCGGCGAGCAGTTCGGTCTCGGCCGCGCACCGGGTCTCGACCCGGCGGTCCACGGTGTAGAGCAGTCGGCCGCAGTGCGTCTCCAGCCGCTCCCACAGCTCGCCCCCGTCGAGCAGTTCGGGCAGCGAACGGGCACTGACGGTCGCGGCGCCGCTCGCGACGAGCCAGTCCCGCTCGGTGAGGCACACGTCCGCTCCGGCGGTGAGCTCGCCGTCCGCCCCCTCGGGCAGCTCGACGGTGCCGTCCTCGATCCGCACCCACCGCACCCCGTCCACCGAGCGGAGCGCCTGGCCCTTCTTGAGCGTGGTGGGCCCGGTGGTGGACAGCGGAGTGAAATCGCGCGGCGGCAGGGTGTCGCGCAGGGCGCCGGCGAGCGCCGTGATGCCCTTGGCGAGTCCGCCCAGGAACTGGTCCACGGCCTGCTGCTGTTCGGATGCGGAAAGGGCCCGGGCGGCGGCCCCGGCCGCGGTACCGCACGGGCGTCCCAGCGCCGCGAGTCCCTCGGTCCAGGCGCCGGCCAGGAAGGAGACCTCGGCGCCGAGCACCGGGCGGGCCACGATGCCGTGCAGCGGGCCGGCGGGTGCGCCGGGCAGCAGGGTGCCGGCCTCGATCCGGCACAGGAAGTGCCAACGGCCGCTGGGTTCCCGGTCGGAGAGCCGTACCGCGAACAGATCGACGGCGCCGGCCAGCACGAGCAGCATCCGGCTCGGGTCGTCCAGGACGAGGTAGCGGTCCGCCTGCTGGTCCACCGGGTCGGCTGCCTCGGTGAAGTACGCGGCGAAGGCGCTGCCGGTCGCGGGGTCTCTGCCGGTGACCGGGGCCTTGTCGGTGACGGCGGTACTCACAGCTCGTCCTCCTCCTCGCGCCGCGAGGACTCGATGAGGGCGGTGTAGTGTCCGCCCAGCGCCAGCAGCTCCTCGTGGGTGCCTCGTTCGACGATCCGGCCCTGCTGCAGTACGACGATCTCGTCGGCGTCGCGGACCGTGGAGAGCCGGTGGGCGATGATCAGGCAGGCGCAGCCTCGTCGGCGCAGGTTGTCCATGATGGTGCGTTCGGTCTCCGGGTCGAGCGCGCTGGTCGCCTCGTCGAGCACCAGCAGGGTGGGCTCCGTGGCGAGTGCTCTGGCCAGCTCCAGGCGCTGGCGCTGCCCGCCGCTGAAGTTGCGGCCGCCCTCCAGGACCGGGCTGTGGACACCGCCGGGCCGGGTCATCACGGTGTCGAAGACGGCCGCGTCACGCAGCGCGGCGGTGACCGCCTCGTCGGACACGTCGTCGTTCCACAGCGTCAGGTTGTCGCGGACAGTGCCCTCGAAGAGCGAGATGTCCTGGTCGACATAGGCGAGCGAGGTGGCCAGCACGGTGCGCGAGATCTCCTCGCGGGGTCTGCCGTCGAGCAGGATTCGTCCCTCGCCGGGGGCGTAGAGCCCGGTCAGCAGCCGGCCCAGGGTGGACTTTCCGCTGCCCGAGCCGCCGACCACGGCGACCCGGCGGCCCGGCACCACGGTCAGGCTCAGCTCTTTGATCACCGGTTCCGACAGCGGGCTGTAGCTGAAACCGACGTTCTCGAACTCCAGCGTGCCGTCGAGTTTGGCGGTGGCCTCAGGGTCGGCGGTGGCGAAGCAGGCGGCCACCGGGTAGCGCTCGACGTCGTACAGCCGCTTGATGTCGGCCGTGACATCCTGCAGTCGGCCTCCCAGGTTGGTCAGTTGGGCGACCGGGCGGCTGAGCGCGGACAGCAGCGTCTGGAACGAGACCAGCAGGCCCACGCTCATCGCTCCGTCCACCACCCGCTGCCCGCCCACCAGCAGGATGAGACCGCTGTTGAGGGCGGCCAGCATCGGGGGCACCACGGTGAGCACGGCGCTGGGGATGCCGAGCTTCTGCTTGGCGGAGACCACCTTGGCCAGGAAGCCGCCCCAACGGCTGAAGGCCTCCGGTTCGGCGCCGGTCGCCTTGACCGTCTCGATCAGCGACAGGGTGGTGAAGGTGGTCGCCGTCAGATTGCCGCGGTCCGTGCGCAGGGCGGCCACCGCGTCCGTCCGGGCGCGTGACACGGCGTGCAGCACGACGACGTTGAGCAGCGCCATGCCCACCCCGATCACCCCGAGCAGGATGTCGTAGCGGATCAGGATCGCCGCGTAGAAGAGCACCAGGCCCAGGTTGATCACGGTCAGCGCGAGGTCCCGGGACAGGATCTCGGCGACCATGTCGTTGCCGGCCACCCGCTTGGCGACCTCGGCAGGGCGCCGCTGCAGGAAGAAGTCCACGGGCAGCCGCAGCAGATGGCGGAAGAACCGGGCCGAACTCACCAGCCCCATCCGGATCTCCAGCCGCAACAGGTAGTGCCGCTGCACCGAGGTGAGGATGAAGACCGCTACCGAGGTCAGGGCCATGGCGACCAGCAGCGGGAGGAGATAGCCGCTCCCGCTGCCGGCCAGTACCCGGTCGATGAAGACCCGGGTGTACGCGGGGATCGCGATGCCCGGGACGACCAGCAGCAGACTGGCCAGCAGAACCAGCGGCATCGCCCGTCCGGTCGGCAGCCGCCGCTCCAGCAGGGCGCGCCCGACTCCGCCCCTGCTGCCTCCGGGCCGGAAGTCCGGGCCCTTCTCGAAGGACAGCACGATCCCGGTGAAGCCGGAGTCGAACTCGTCCCACTCCATCAGCCGCGGCCCGCTCGCCGGATCGTTGACCGCGACGACGGTCCGGCCGTACCGGGTACGGATCCCCTCGACCACCATGAAGTGCTGGAAGGCCCAGAAGATGATCACCGGCCCGGCCAGGTCGCGCAGCTGGTCGGCCTCCGTCTGGTAGCCGCGGGCCGTCAGGCCGAAGGTGCGGGCGGCGGAGAGCAGCGTGGACGCGCGGGCGCCGTCCCGGGACACCCCGCACACGCCGCGCAGGTCCTCCAGCGGAACGTGGCGGCCGTGGTGGGCGAGGATCATGGCGAGGCTGGCCGCGCCGCACTCCACCGATTCCATCTGCAGGACGGTGGGAACGGCGTGCCGCCAGGGGCGGGGCCGCCGCGCCCAGCGGCTTCCGGAACGGGGCCCGCCGCGCCCGGCGGTGCCGCCGGGGCTCGCACCCGGTGCGTCGCGCCGGGTCTCAGGCATCGTGGATGTCATCGCAGCACCCCCTCAGCGGCCGAGAATCAGATCGAACGGCGTCTGCCGGCCCACGTTGATCGTCGCGGTGACCGAGACCTGGGTGTCCAGCGGCATCGGCGGACCGCTCTGCGAAGTCCAGGCGAAGCCGCTCCGGGTCGACGCGTCGGGAATCAGATCCACCACCACCAGCCGCGGCGGTGCCCCGTTCAGATAGGGCCGGGCCGCCAGCTCCCCGCCGACCAGGCCGGACACGGCCTCCTTGGTGAGCGCGTACGGGCTGATCGAGCTGATCCTCCCGCGCAGCAGGCCGAAGGCGCCGGCAGGCGCGGTGGACACCGAGAGGTCCACGGAGTCGCCCTGCCCGAGTCCGGCCGCGCGGGTGGCGGGGACGAAGACCATCGCGACCATCCGGTCCCCGGCATGGTCGGTGCGCTCGACCGAGGCGACGGGCGAGCCCGGCGCGACCACCTGCCCGTCGGTGACGGACAGCCCGACCACCCGCCCGCCGAAGGGGCTGGTGATCGCCTGGAGCCGGCCCCGGGCGTCCTGCACCTTGATCACCGTCTCCCCGGGCCGGACACTGTCGGCAGGCCGTGTCAGGACGCTGCGCACCATCCCGCTGTACGGGCTCTGGATCATCGCGGTGCCGCTGGGGCGGGTGAGCAGGCCGGGCGCGTCCACGGTGATCGGGATCCGGCCGGCGAAGGTCCACAGCAGCGCCGCGCTCATGGTGATCAGAACGACGAACAGCGCGATCCAGCCGCGTGGCGCGGCCAGCAGGGTCGGCGAGTCGAGCTCGTCCGGCTCCCGCATCCGCTGCAGAGCCTTGAAGCGGAACTTCATCGCCGGTCCCCTCCTCGGGATGTCATCTCTTGGGCTCTCTTCGCGGGACGCCGACGTCCTGACGGAGCGTCATCGGCTTGCTTCCGACGACCAGTTCCCCGACCGTGCCCTCGGTGAAGAAGTCCAGACCGCTGGCCGCGGCGAAGTCGGCCGCGTCGCCTCCGCCGAGGCCGCAGACCGCGAGGTCCATCGCGGTGGCGACCAGATAGAAGGTCTGGTAGAGCACGCCGACGTGCTTCAGGATCAGCGGATAGGCGACCGTCTCGTACTTCCACATGACCCGGCCGAAACGGGCGGTGACCAGCAGCACCACCTGAGGGTCGGACGCCATCAGGGCGGACTCGCGGGCACCGGCGACCAGCGCCGCGGTGGCCGGGCCCGGCTCGGCGACCAGCTCCAGCTCGTGCCGGTCGGTCGCGTAGTGCCACAGCCCCGGCTTCAGGCCCGCGCACTCCGTCACCAGCGGATAGACCTCCAGCTCGTGCACCGCGCCGCCGCTCGGGTACGGACGGTCGGCATGCTCCTGGCGGTCCCCGCCGGTGAAGGTCTGCCGACGGCGCATGGTGCGGTAGAGCAGCTCACCGAGCCGGTCCACGGTCAGCGGCGACTGTTCGTCGTGGTCGCGGACCGAACGGCGCTGCTCCAGCACCTCGGTGAGCGGCTTGTCCGTACGGGCGAGTGCGGCGAGATCCGGAACGGCCAGCGCGACCTTCTCGCCGGGAAAGGGCGGGGGAGAGGCGGGCTCGGGTGCGAAGCGGTCGCCGAACCGGTACGTACCGCCGTACCCGGCCACCGTCGAGGGCCGCCTGGTGCGGGAGTGGAACATCAGGTCGAGCGCCGACCACTGGGCGAACCGCCGCTCGCTCGCCTCCGGTTCCTGCCCGGCCGAGCCGTAGGCCAGCAGTCCGGCCACGTCGAACAGCCGGAGGATCTGGCGGACGGCGTCCAGGGTGAGCCCGCCGGGCAGCTGCGCGAGCGCGGCGGGGCTGGTCCACCCGGCGAGAGCGGGAAGCAGCCCCGCCGCCCCGGTGCCCAGCTCCACGGCCAGCGCACTGCCCGGCGCGCGGATCACCAGCGCGCCGTCCTCGGCCCCGGCGGTGGCGAAGCGGGAGAGCTTCACCTGCCGGGTGGGGTCGGGGACGGGGCCCGGCAGGGCGGCGCCCCGGCCGATCGGCCGCAGCCGGGCCAGCGGCTCGTCGGCGGCCCCCGTCACCCGGTGGACGGAGTGCTCCAGCATTCCGGCCATGCCGAGCCGGCGGAAGGTCAGCTGCCAGCGCAGCAGCCCGCTCTCGCCGTCCCGGGCGGCCACCAGGGCCCCGAGATCGTCCTCGGTGTGTTCTGCGAAGGCCAGCGCGGCCACCGCCTCGCGGGCTCCGGCGGACAGGTCCGGCAGGTTCAACGAGCCGACGGGGCCGGTGAGCCGGACCGTGCGGGCGGCGGCCGGCGCCGGGTCGCAGCCGGCGTCGCGACGCAGCCGGACGCGGCGGACCACCCGGGCGGTGCCGGTCCCGGTCGTGGGGGCGGCGAGGCCGGTCGGCGCCGCGGTGGTCGTCCGCGCACCGGTCTGTGCGGCGGTCGTCTGTGCCGCGGTCTGCGCGGCTGTCGTCTCTACGGTCATCTCTGGGGTTACCCGGCCCGTTCTAGAAGAAGACGTTCTTCGGGTTGAGCTGCTCCTCGGTGTGCGCGGTGGCCAGCAAGCCCTGCTCGACCGGCACGTCGTAGAGCCGCCCGGGAGCCAGCCGGCGCCAGAAGTGCCGCATGCCGGGGGCGATCACCTTGACCACGCTCAGGTCGAGGTCGGGCCTGCTCTGGTCGAGCACGATGATCTCGATGCCGCGGGCCCGCGCCCGCTCCACGCAGTCCCGCACATGGTCGGCCAGGTCGTCCCCGGCGGGCGGAGCGAAGTCGGTGACGACGGTCGGCGCCAGGTCCTGGGCCGGGAGCAGCCAGGGCTCCTGGGCGACGGTGGCCGTCCGGCACCATTCCAGGGTCTCCAGGTCGTCCGTCCGGTACAGGGTGGCGCCGTTCTCGTCGCGGCGGTCCACGAAGGGGAGGAACTGGTTGACCTCGGTGAGCGCGCGGATCGCGGCGATCCGCGGGTCCGGGTGCGCCCCGAAACCGACCATGATGTCCTCGACCTCATGCCTGCGCCGGGAGATGGCCGCGAAGGTGGGCACGCCCAGGTCGGAGGTGATGTCCAGGACCCACAGCTCACGGTCGACCGAGGCGTAGAAGTCGCGCATGGTCCGCACGTACGGGTCGTTCAGCGAGTCCAGGTCGAACTCGGGCCGCGGCAGCCGGTTGTACCACCACAACGCCACCGCGTCCCGCTCGACGACCTCGCAGAACCCCTGCAGGATCGCCTCCTCCAGGGTGTTGCCGCTGGCGCAGCCGTTGGAGTCGCCGACGCAGTAGAAGTGCCGTGCCAGGTCGGGGTGGCCGTACCAGGCGTAGCCGGAGGGGATCAGCCGCTCGGCGTCGTGGGTGAGCGACCAGGCGCGCGACCAGTCGAGTTCGGCGTCGGTCGGGAAGGGGTCGGGCACCAGGTGCAGCCGGTGGGACGGCTGCGCGTTCCATTCGGCGCGGCCGTCGAACTGGGCCTGGGAGAACAGCAGCAGACGGTCCATGTGGACGGCGGTGTCCGGGTCGAGATCCCGGTAGGCGGCGCGCACCACGGGCTCCTCGCCGCGCCAGACCGCCGAGTAGCGCTCGATCGCCTCGCAGACGGCGCTGACCTTGGCCTGGATCTCCGAACGGCCCTTGCCCCCGCTCTGGCCGCGCATGTTGCGGCGCAGCAGGTCCATGTTGTCGTTGACCATCGCGAAGTTGTGACCAGCAGTGAAGCTGTAGGTGATGCCGTTGCCGGTGTCGTCATGCGCGCCGAGGCGGGTGATGGCACCCAGGTGCGGGCTGATGTGGTGCTTCAGCCGGTCGTAGGTGAACTGCGGTGCCTGGACGCGGTATCCGCCGTCGGTCGTGTGCCCGGCCGGGCTCGCCG is a genomic window of Streptomyces griseochromogenes containing:
- a CDS encoding TOMM precursor leader peptide-binding protein, whose amino-acid sequence is MERPRLKAHFLSEVVDGKVFLLGEGQDYLVPGAAAVRLLPYLDGRRTVAEILQELGGSVPLGQALTALRRYEAAGHLAEGRPGLPEDVLAYWDAQGVDPAAVQRAMERTELLVLALGGTSATPVVEALHATGFRARAVDEAGALAAGEDTLLIALTDDYLDPALERLNTARLADEHPWLLAKPTGTSLWLGPLLRPGVTGCWTCIAQRISGNRQVERYLAGKRGQATPVHPTRAAIPAGPAMLGQLLAAETGKFLASGSSATLEGLMVTWDLATLQTTEHTLVRQPQCPSCGDPGLIAERSPKVVLSASPAGHTTDGGYRVQAPQFTYDRLKHHISPHLGAITRLGAHDDTGNGITYSFTAGHNFAMVNDNMDLLRRNMRGQSGGKGRSEIQAKVSAVCEAIERYSAVWRGEEPVVRAAYRDLDPDTAVHMDRLLLFSQAQFDGRAEWNAQPSHRLHLVPDPFPTDAELDWSRAWSLTHDAERLIPSGYAWYGHPDLARHFYCVGDSNGCASGNTLEEAILQGFCEVVERDAVALWWYNRLPRPEFDLDSLNDPYVRTMRDFYASVDRELWVLDITSDLGVPTFAAISRRRHEVEDIMVGFGAHPDPRIAAIRALTEVNQFLPFVDRRDENGATLYRTDDLETLEWCRTATVAQEPWLLPAQDLAPTVVTDFAPPAGDDLADHVRDCVERARARGIEIIVLDQSRPDLDLSVVKVIAPGMRHFWRRLAPGRLYDVPVEQGLLATAHTEEQLNPKNVFF